The Planococcus donghaensis genome contains a region encoding:
- a CDS encoding SDR family oxidoreductase, with protein MKVLVVGANGQIGRHFVKMLATSDKHTPKAMIRKEEQVSFFNSLGVETVLTSLEGSVEEITEAMEGCDAVVFAAGSGGNTGADKTLLIDLDGAAKTIEAAERTGTERFLMISAINADKRAMWKEDMAHYYVAKHHADNILRASGLVYTIIRPGILTNEPATGKVLAVEDLDSGEISREDVAHVLFHSLDNEHVFNKTFAVVSGDREIETALNQL; from the coding sequence ATGAAAGTTTTAGTCGTCGGTGCAAACGGACAAATCGGAAGACATTTTGTAAAAATGCTTGCAACTAGTGACAAACATACACCAAAAGCGATGATCCGCAAAGAAGAGCAAGTGAGTTTCTTTAATAGTTTAGGTGTGGAAACGGTCCTAACTAGCTTAGAAGGTAGCGTTGAAGAAATCACAGAAGCCATGGAAGGTTGCGATGCAGTCGTATTTGCAGCCGGCAGTGGTGGCAACACTGGTGCCGACAAAACATTGTTGATTGATTTGGATGGGGCTGCCAAAACCATCGAAGCTGCTGAACGCACAGGAACCGAACGCTTCCTTATGATCAGCGCGATAAATGCTGACAAACGGGCAATGTGGAAAGAAGATATGGCCCATTACTATGTGGCTAAGCATCATGCTGATAATATTTTACGAGCGAGCGGATTGGTTTATACCATTATCCGCCCGGGGATTTTAACCAACGAACCCGCTACCGGTAAAGTTTTGGCAGTAGAAGATTTAGACTCTGGAGAAATTTCACGTGAAGATGTAGCACACGTTTTGTTCCATTCGTTAGACAATGAACATGTCTTTAATAAAACTTTTGCAGTTGTTTCAGGTGATCGCGAAATCGAGACGGCACTTAACCAACTTTAG
- a CDS encoding cupin domain-containing protein — protein sequence MNAQEWITRLDMTAHPEGGYYKQSFVSPEKVTTANHPQERNLYTSIYFLLQSHDISHFHRLKSDELWYFHAGEAVTVHIIDEKGSYRAEKLGLDIAAGERPQILVEKGSIFGSTVDAEATFSLVGCMVSPGFDFADFELLLQSDLLEDFPEHKEIIKKMACKKIPGTLSEG from the coding sequence ATGAATGCACAAGAATGGATTACGCGTCTTGATATGACGGCACATCCCGAAGGTGGGTATTACAAGCAATCATTTGTATCGCCAGAAAAAGTTACAACAGCAAATCATCCGCAAGAACGAAATTTATACACGAGTATTTATTTTTTACTGCAATCACATGATATTTCGCATTTTCATCGATTAAAATCAGATGAACTTTGGTATTTTCACGCCGGCGAAGCTGTGACGGTACACATAATCGACGAAAAAGGAAGTTACCGCGCAGAAAAGCTTGGTTTAGATATCGCAGCTGGTGAACGACCGCAAATTTTAGTGGAAAAGGGCAGTATATTTGGTTCGACAGTAGATGCAGAAGCGACATTTTCATTAGTCGGCTGTATGGTGTCACCAGGCTTTGACTTTGCTGACTTTGAATTGCTGTTGCAATCAGATTTACTGGAAGATTTCCCTGAACACAAAGAAATCATTAAAAAAATGGCTTGCAAAAAAATTCCGGGTACTCTATCGGAGGGGTAA
- a CDS encoding TIGR00266 family protein, with translation MNNHEIDYKLHGDDMQFVEVELDPAETVIAEAGALMMMEDGIVMETIFGDGSQSSGGSGLMGKLMGAGKRIITGESLFMTTFTNNGTGKRHVSFAAPYPGKIIPMDLSTLNGKIICQKDAFLAAAKGVSIGIEFQRKIGAGFFGGEGFIMQKLEGDGLAFVHAGGTIYRKNLQKGEVLRVDTGCLVAMTGDVDYNIEAVPGIKTALFGGEGLFFATLRGPGSVWIQSMPFSRLASRVFAAAPQNPAGRSKGEGSAAGGLFDLLGGR, from the coding sequence ATGAACAATCATGAAATAGACTACAAACTGCACGGGGACGATATGCAATTTGTCGAAGTGGAACTAGATCCTGCAGAAACAGTCATTGCAGAGGCCGGCGCATTAATGATGATGGAAGATGGCATAGTGATGGAGACCATATTTGGAGACGGTTCTCAAAGTTCGGGCGGTAGTGGCTTGATGGGCAAACTAATGGGTGCAGGTAAGCGAATTATTACCGGTGAGAGTTTGTTTATGACGACTTTCACAAACAACGGAACAGGCAAACGGCATGTTTCGTTTGCTGCTCCTTATCCAGGAAAAATCATTCCTATGGATTTAAGCACATTAAACGGCAAAATCATTTGCCAAAAAGATGCTTTTTTAGCAGCTGCTAAAGGCGTTTCAATAGGCATCGAATTTCAACGTAAAATTGGTGCTGGATTTTTTGGTGGCGAAGGATTTATTATGCAAAAACTTGAAGGCGACGGCTTAGCATTTGTTCACGCCGGCGGTACCATTTACCGCAAAAACCTTCAAAAAGGTGAAGTACTTCGCGTGGATACAGGTTGTTTAGTCGCCATGACTGGCGATGTTGATTATAATATTGAAGCTGTGCCTGGCATTAAAACCGCTTTGTTTGGTGGCGAAGGCTTGTTCTTTGCAACATTACGCGGCCCTGGTAGCGTGTGGATTCAGTCAATGCCATTTAGTCGTTTAGCCAGTCGCGTCTTTGCGGCAGCTCCTCAAAACCCTGCTGGCCGTTCAAAAGGTGAAGGCAGTGCCGCAGGTGGATTGTTTGATTTACTAGGTGGTAGGTAA
- a CDS encoding GNAT family N-acetyltransferase: MIIRQATKRDAPAIAKVHVDSWRSTYKEILPHEYLTSLSYKKRTTLWENNIADNTNYIVVSETDAGQITGFGTASKRVTNTVANSGDLTSIYLLDEYHGQGIGKLLMKALFLHFKQLNYEKIFVEVLEDNPTRFFYEYYGAQLIRTVQLQFDEKVVNELIYEWKNIDRVLEKL; encoded by the coding sequence ATGATAATTAGACAAGCAACCAAACGAGATGCGCCGGCGATTGCGAAAGTACATGTTGATAGTTGGAGGTCCACGTATAAAGAAATTTTGCCTCACGAATATTTAACAAGTTTATCCTATAAGAAACGGACAACTCTTTGGGAAAACAACATTGCCGACAACACCAATTACATCGTTGTATCAGAAACGGATGCTGGCCAAATCACTGGCTTCGGTACGGCTTCGAAAAGAGTGACGAATACGGTAGCGAACTCCGGAGATTTAACTTCTATCTACTTGCTTGATGAATATCACGGTCAAGGCATTGGCAAACTGCTGATGAAAGCATTATTTCTTCATTTTAAACAACTGAATTATGAAAAAATCTTTGTCGAAGTTCTTGAAGACAATCCAACACGATTTTTCTACGAATATTACGGAGCTCAATTGATTAGAACGGTGCAACTTCAGTTTGATGAAAAAGTAGTAAACGAACTAATTTATGAATGGAAAAATATTGATCGAGTACTAGAAAAGCTATAA
- a CDS encoding GNAT family N-acetyltransferase → MKIETERLTLMPCDSGLIEIMEKQGYDKSPHSLNQINELSKDPTLYGWGSWLVMRKSDGLIVGDAGFKGAPNSNKEVEIGYGFLESCWHLGYATEAVESLVTWAFNLSVVERIIAETEVENIGSIRVLQKIGMNQLEKKGDMLYWELRKVDK, encoded by the coding sequence ATGAAAATAGAAACTGAGCGATTAACATTAATGCCATGTGATAGTGGTTTAATTGAAATAATGGAAAAACAAGGTTACGACAAGAGTCCTCATTCGCTTAATCAAATAAACGAGCTATCGAAAGACCCGACTTTATATGGATGGGGTAGTTGGTTAGTTATGCGGAAATCAGATGGTCTAATTGTTGGAGATGCTGGATTTAAGGGAGCGCCAAATTCAAATAAGGAAGTGGAAATCGGTTACGGGTTTCTTGAATCTTGTTGGCATCTGGGGTATGCGACCGAAGCTGTTGAAAGCCTTGTAACGTGGGCATTTAATTTATCTGTGGTAGAGAGAATCATTGCAGAAACAGAGGTAGAAAATATCGGGTCAATCCGTGTACTGCAAAAAATTGGAATGAACCAACTAGAGAAAAAAGGCGATATGCTGTACTGGGAATTACGTAAAGTAGATAAATAG
- a CDS encoding HIT family protein, protein MSYETNCPFCNPTKDHNQKIIVENKSCYFLQHDKQQDVLEGSGVIVPKQHRATTFDLTKDEWNDTYELLQKAKEYLDRIYAPDGYTLGWNVGEASNQSIRHSHLHVIPRYHDEPLAGKGLRHWLKQPENKRVRK, encoded by the coding sequence ATGTCTTATGAAACCAATTGTCCTTTTTGTAATCCAACAAAAGACCACAATCAAAAAATTATAGTTGAAAATAAAAGCTGCTATTTTCTCCAACATGACAAGCAACAAGATGTCCTAGAAGGCAGTGGAGTAATCGTGCCGAAGCAGCATCGTGCAACAACGTTCGATTTAACAAAAGACGAGTGGAATGATACATATGAGTTATTGCAAAAAGCGAAAGAATACTTAGATCGAATCTATGCCCCAGATGGCTATACACTTGGCTGGAATGTGGGCGAGGCTTCGAACCAGTCGATTCGGCATAGCCACCTTCATGTCATTCCGCGTTATCACGATGAACCTTTAGCGGGGAAAGGATTGCGTCATTGGTTAAAACAACCGGAGAACAAACGAGTGAGAAAATAA